A single window of Rhipicephalus microplus isolate Deutch F79 chromosome 5, USDA_Rmic, whole genome shotgun sequence DNA harbors:
- the Noc3 gene encoding nucleolar complex protein 3 — MDVRRKQWRRGRPNKRRRAADNDDEPAFEKVPRRSMANDRQSVRVLLPVKTRHGVIKKTEVLNRKDDSPVQSDEADDGSASGEDIDEVHETPPVAEESPEDKTPRTAVRSLSDKYRQLQQVKQQIGSMASAIVEDPQDKVGHFKELIALLRNGAPGISHIVQRLAALTLLEVFKDVVPGYAITAPTAHGSGPKQKLKKETRALIGYEEALLRYYGQYVGCLRKILARHLKRLKSAQSVLRLRLSTALAQVAARCVCGLLLAHPHFNLRGQLIELAVHCLGSSDDKMSLTACQALRLLYRQDRLGESTLDAVKRTRALLKARGLQVHPRVLEPFLSLRLREPKAADQGHNIDLKKVREGLRKMSRKEHRQHKRMRRLESQLRETEAQESDVRKDRLQGEILQQLLWTYAHVLKQVPQRPELKPLLRPVFKGLAQYAHLVNLDFLEDILDALGTLLNLLGSRDAPCCLQAAFALLSGQGQALTVDPQRFYVALFRCLLESPPASARTLLLCWRMMVVNRCRSLSVYRLKALCKRFATLCLNHANSLGLTLSLGTLLRSEPRLHGLLEVADTQTIFRPMLGDPDHAGCAPLWELHVLRKHYDPSTAAVAKAVASSNRIPPALASLDPVRVAGKRTDPLVAFSACGSKANKKHGVKKDMVQKQNRRLAKGAVHNKRQ; from the exons ATGGATGTGCGTAGAAAGCAGTGGCGTAGAGGTCGGCCAAACAAGCGACGGCGCGCTGCAGACAACGATGACGAGCCGGCTTTCGAGAAGGTCCCCCGCCGAAGCATGGCCAACGACAGGCAAAGCGTGCGTGTGCTCCTTCCCGTTAAAACGAGACACGGCGTCATTAAAAAAACTGAGGTCCTCAACAGAAAGGACGATTCACCCGTACAATCCGACGAAGCTGATGACGGATCTGCTTCGGGAGAAGACATCGATGAAGTGCACGAAACACCGCCAGTCGCAGAAGAGTCGCCCGAAGACAAAACTCCTCGCACAGCAGTCAGGTCGCTCTCCGACAAGTATCGGCAGCTCCAGCAAGTCAAGCAGCAGATTGGATCTATGGCCAGTGCGATCGTAGAAGACCCACAAGATAAAGTGGGTCACTTTAAGGAGCTCATCGCCTTACTTCGCAACGGAGCGCCCGGCATTTCCCACATCGTGCAGAGGCTGGCAGCACTTACGCTGCTCGAAGTCTTCAAGGATGTCGTGCCGGGCTACGCCATCACTGCACCTACTGCGCACGGTAGCGGACCGAAGCAGAAGCTCAAGAAAGAGACGAGAGCCTTGATAGGTTACGAGGAGGCCTTGCTGCGCTATTACGGCCAGTACGTTGGCTGCTTGCGGAAGATATTGGCGCGACATCTGAAAAGGCTCAAGTCTGCCCAAAGCGTTCTGCGTCTCCGTCTTTCAACGGCACTGGCCCAAGTAGCGGCTCGCTGTGTGTGTGGTCTGCTGTTGGCCCATCCCCACTTCAATCTGCGCGGACAGCTTATCGAATTGGCCGTCCATTGCCTGGGAAGCTCCGACGACAAGATGTCGCTGACAGCGTGTCAGGCACTCCGCCTGTTGTACCGCCAGGACCGGCTGGGAGAGAGCACGTTGGATGCTGTCAAACGTACCAGGGCACTTCTAAAGGCCAGGGGTCTTCAG GTGCACCCCCGCGTTCTGGAGCCATTCCTGTCGCTGCGTCTGCGGGAGCCCAAGGCAGCAGACCAGGGCCACAATATTGACCTGAAGAAAGTGCGCGAGGGTCTGCGGAAAATGTCCCGCAAGGAGCACCGACAGCACAAGCGCATGCGTCGTCTGGAATCTCAGCTTCGCGAGACTGAGGCACAGGAAAGTGATGTCCGTAAGGATCGCCTCCAAGGAGAAATACTGCAGCAACTTCTTTGGACATACGCCCACGTTCTTAAACAGGTGCCTCAAAGGCCAGAATTGAAGCCTCTGCTTCGTCCAGTATTCAAAGGTCTCGCTCAATATGCACACCTGGTCAATCTCGACTTCCTGGAGGACATTCTAGATGCGCTAGGCACCCTGCTGAACTTGCTAGGCTCCAGAGACGCACCATGCTGCTTGCAAGCGGCATTTGCACTCTTGTCAGGGCAAGGCCAAGCCCTCACAGTCGACCCCCAGCGATTCTATGTCGCACTGTTCCGGTGTTTGTTAGAAAGCCCTCCCGCAAGTGCTCGGACGCTGCTGCTTTGTTGGCGGATGATGGTGGTGAACCGCTGCCGAAGTCTGTCGGTGTACCGGCTCAAGGCTTTGTGCAAACGGTTTGCGACACTGTGTCTCAATCACGCTAACTCACTTGGCCTGACCCTGTCGCTCGGCACACTGTTGAGAAGCGAACCGCGGTTGCATGGACTGTTGGAGGTAGCGGACACTCAGACAATATTTCGCCCAATGCTTGGAGACCCTGACCATGCTGGTTGTGCACCACTTTGGGAGCTGCACGTGCTAAGAAAGCATTACGACCCCTCGACAGCTGCTGTTGCCAAGGCAGTAGCCTCGTCCAATCGAATTCCACCGGCGCTTGCCAGCCTCGATCCTGTTCGTGTGGCAGGCAAGCGCACTGATCCACTTGTGGCATTCTCCGCATGTGGGTCGAAGGCTAACAAAAAGCATGGAGTTAAAAAAGACATGGTTCAGAAACAGAACCGAAGGCTTGCTAAAGGTGCTGTGCACAACAAAAGACAATAA